ACAGAAACTCCTTGTGAAACTGCAAGTTGTGTTAAATTTGGTGGCAAATAGTTGACTAACTCTGCCAGCGCTTTTGCTTTTTCTTCTGGTTTTAGGTGTTGTTGGGCATAAGCTAGTCCTTGTTCTGCCGTCCACACATGATTTTTAACTAACGCCACTAGCAATTGTGCTGGTATATTAGTTGCCAAACTATTAATCGATGCCATCATCAAAGCATAGCGACACTGCAAACCCACCACTTGCGGCGTTGATTCCTGCCAATTCGCCTCTGCTAATTCCCAAGCACGAGATATATCTGCAATGTAACCCCCAGTTTGCGCCAACTTCTCCCGCACTTCAAACCAGCCATTATTGCCAGTTGGTGACTCTTCCCGCAATAAAGAGTGAATCTCTTCAAACCGTCCCGCCTTCTCCAAATGCCAAACTAAATGCTGATGAATGTAACCATCATGGGGTAAAGTATGCCATAAATTATTCTGGGTTTTCTGCCGATACTTCTCTAATAAAGCAACGTGAGCAGGTAAAGGTATATGTTTTGCTGACAATATGGTCTCTCCTAAACTTAAATATAAATATTATGGGCATTGCCCACCATAGATATACTCACATATTAGGACTCATCCCTGATTTTTTAAATACACGTAGTATTGCCCACAATATTGTGGTTTTAGCAGTCTACTAAAATAACAATTTTATTTAGATCCTTTGTAATTAAAATATCTTTTTGCTCTTTAATTTCATAGTAATTATTGGCAATGATAGCTTATTGAAAATAAAAACCTTTTTGTGGCGGAGGTTTTAAAATCTTTGGCTGTCAAAAAATGATTGTCATCTTTGAGGAGAAATTACTTATGCCCCTTGATTACACTAATAATAAATCGTCGGCTGATAATGGGCTAAATGTCACTCCTGTCTCCTCAGTAGATGCTTTTCATGCCAAAGATGACTACACTTTAAACCCTAGTGGACGTAGTAGTTTTGACTCTGCGATCGCCAATGATAATCAAGATACTGTGAGCGCACAAAGTTATGATTCTACTACTGGTTACGGTAAGGTAAATGCCGCAGCAGCCGTTGCTAAAGCTATTGGTCAAAATACTTTTGCTGATGTTCCCGATATTGGTGGTAATAGTTGGGGTGCCGATGCTGTAAAAGCGCCGGAAGTTTGGGCTAGGGGCTACACTGGCCAAGATGTTGTTGTTGCTGTGATTGATACTGGGGTTGATTACAACCATGCAGATTTAAGAAATAATATTTGGACTAATACTAGAGAAATTGCTGGTAATGGTGTCGATGATGATGGCAACGGTTACATTGATGATGCTCGCGGTTGGAATTTCGTAGACAATAACAGCGATCCTCTAGATGGGAATGGTCATGGTACTCATGTTTCTGGCACAATCGCTGGAGAAAATAATGGTTTTGGTGTTACAGGTATTGCCTATAATTCTAAAATCATGCCCGTAAAAGTTCTCAATGATTCTGGCTCAGGCTCTATTAGTTCAATTACTAAAGGTATTTACTATGCTGTGAATAATGGAGCTAATGTAATTAATTTGAGTCTAGGCAGTGATTTTCCTAACAGTTCTTTAGCATCAGCGATTGAATACGCCAGTAAGAAAGGGGTCGTGGTAGTGATGGCTGCTGGTAATAATGGTTTACCAATCCTTTCTTACCCTGCTAGCTATGCAAATCAGTGGGGATTAGCTGTGGGTGCTGTAGATCGGGATAATAATATTGCAGACTTTTCTAATCGACCAGGAATCACTCAACTCTCCTACGTTACCGCGCCAGGAGTAGGTATCTACTCATCTGTACCTGGGGATCAGTATGCTAATTATAGCGGCACATCTATGGCTGCCCCTCACGTGGCTGGGGTAGTAGCTTTAATGTTAAGTGCTAATCATAGTCTAACTGATGCCCAAGTCCGGCAAATTATTACACAGACAGCAAGCAACGGCGCACCAGATCCGGATACAGGCTTTAGCGCTGGTTCTGCGGTAAGTCAGTTGATTGCAGATATAGCCGGAAATACTTCTAGATACTCTTGGGCTAGCTTTGAATCTAGCGCGATCGCATCTGACTATACTGTAGATTTCACTTCTAAAAATTCCTCACAACCGGAAATTAATGACAGTTTTGCAAATGCAAACATCTCGTCACAATTCCGTTATTATGAGGACAATCTGAATGATAACATTTATAACAGTCTGGCAAAAGAGCAACCGAACGAGCAGCCAAGCGATCTAGAAAAAATGCTGCAACAATTCCAAAAGCAGATGGATGAATTGCGCAAATGGTTTGCTAATATGTGAGACGCTTCCTAACCAAATAATTCGTAATTCGTAATTACGAACAAAAATTAATAATACCAAATCAAATAATTTTTGCGACAAGTCTAATAATATTCTAGAGGTCACGGCAGTGCTGTGCCCCTACAATCTGTCGCATTCTTTTTACAAATTGGTATAACTTTTTTACTAAAACTTTTTTTGGGCGTTACTGAAGAAAAGGCGTTCGCTCTTTCAATCCCTGCAAAAGAGCGAACGCATTCTCAAACCTATCTCACAGAAAAAGCCTCGCTAAACCGTCGCGTCACCGGCTCCATGATGAAGGTCAAAATTGACTTTTTGCGCGTGACAATTTCCCCATTAGCCGCCATCCCTGGAGTTAAGGCGACTTCTTGACCCCGGACGTTAATTGAGTGCTTGTTGAGCTTAATTCGCGTAGGGAAAACTAAGCCCAAGTCTTTATCGGTAATTGCGTTGGGACTAACTTGGACAACATCACCTTCAATCACGCCAAATTCTTGAAAGGGAAAAGTTGCCATTTTTACCTTAGCTTTCATCCCCTGGCGAATAAATCCAATATCGCGGTTGAGGACTTTCACTTCTAGGAGCATCTCTTCTCCTTCGGGCAAAATCGAAAGTAACTCTTCACCAGTTTGTACTGGCCCCTTGGTGGCTTTAATTTTATAAATTGTGCCGGAAAAAGGTGCTTTAATAGTTTCTTCGTCTTCCTGCTTTTGCGCTTGCTCTAACTGACCGTTAACGTTGGTGAGTTCTTCTTGGCGCTTGTTAATTTGGGTGAGAATTTCACTTTGGCGTTCTGATGCTAAACGCTGTGCTTGACTGCGCGCAGCTTGATAAGCTTGTTCGGCTTGCCGAATTTCTTGAGCTTGAGCCGCAATATCTCTTTCTAAAGATGTGACTCTATCTTGAGCTTCGATAATTCGATTGTGGGCGTTAATTACCTCATCTCTGGCTCTAGTGATTTCTGTCGTAGCTCGATTTAATCTTTCTTGAGCCTCTAAGTAATCGACTCTCGGTACAGCACCAGGCTTAATCAGAGTACGCAGGCTTTGTTCTCTTTTTTGCGCGATCGCTAAATTAGTTTCGATTTTAACACTGATGGTTTCGGCGTTCACTAGGTTAATTTTGGCGTTGCCTAGAGTGCTTTTAGCGCTGGTTAAATTTTCTTTTAAGCGAGTTAGCCGCACTTTCGCCTGATCCCTGATTGCTTGTTGGCGATTAGCTTCCGCTTCCGCCGCAGTCTGACGCGCTTGATAATCTGCAAGCCGGGAGTTTAAAAGTTCGTCTTGCAATTTTGTCCCCGTAGTTTTCACTCCCACCCGTTCCGCATCTAAGCGTTGCAAGTCTTGTTGAATTAACTTGCTAGCTTGAGCCAGGCGATTGACATCGCTTTGTTTGAGGTCGGGATCGCGTTGAATCAATACTTGATTTTTGCTGACGCGATCGCCTTCTTTAACTTTGATATTAATAATTGTGCCACCACCTAAGGATGTGACTGGCCGAACTTGTGTAGATGCAATTAATTCCCCTGATGCGATCGCTACTTCATCGATTTCCGAAAAATGTGCCCAAGCGATCGCCCCAAATACGATGACACCAATTGTTCCAGCTAACAATCTCGTGTATAGCGGTGGTAATTCTTGTACTGCTTTACCTAACTCATAAGATAATTGTTCGTCGGGTTTAGCAAATCGCTGTTTTGTTTGACGGGCTTGAGTAGCATTTGCAACTAGGGAATATTTCATAAAATTTTGTTATTTGTCTTTGGTCATTTGTCCTTTGTCATTGGTCATTTGTTTGGGTGCTAATGACCAATGACTAATGACTATCTACTTC
The genomic region above belongs to Calothrix sp. NIES-2098 and contains:
- a CDS encoding peptidase S8/S53 translates to MPLDYTNNKSSADNGLNVTPVSSVDAFHAKDDYTLNPSGRSSFDSAIANDNQDTVSAQSYDSTTGYGKVNAAAAVAKAIGQNTFADVPDIGGNSWGADAVKAPEVWARGYTGQDVVVAVIDTGVDYNHADLRNNIWTNTREIAGNGVDDDGNGYIDDARGWNFVDNNSDPLDGNGHGTHVSGTIAGENNGFGVTGIAYNSKIMPVKVLNDSGSGSISSITKGIYYAVNNGANVINLSLGSDFPNSSLASAIEYASKKGVVVVMAAGNNGLPILSYPASYANQWGLAVGAVDRDNNIADFSNRPGITQLSYVTAPGVGIYSSVPGDQYANYSGTSMAAPHVAGVVALMLSANHSLTDAQVRQIITQTASNGAPDPDTGFSAGSAVSQLIADIAGNTSRYSWASFESSAIASDYTVDFTSKNSSQPEINDSFANANISSQFRYYEDNLNDNIYNSLAKEQPNEQPSDLEKMLQQFQKQMDELRKWFANM
- a CDS encoding HlyD family secretion protein; the protein is MKYSLVANATQARQTKQRFAKPDEQLSYELGKAVQELPPLYTRLLAGTIGVIVFGAIAWAHFSEIDEVAIASGELIASTQVRPVTSLGGGTIINIKVKEGDRVSKNQVLIQRDPDLKQSDVNRLAQASKLIQQDLQRLDAERVGVKTTGTKLQDELLNSRLADYQARQTAAEAEANRQQAIRDQAKVRLTRLKENLTSAKSTLGNAKINLVNAETISVKIETNLAIAQKREQSLRTLIKPGAVPRVDYLEAQERLNRATTEITRARDEVINAHNRIIEAQDRVTSLERDIAAQAQEIRQAEQAYQAARSQAQRLASERQSEILTQINKRQEELTNVNGQLEQAQKQEDEETIKAPFSGTIYKIKATKGPVQTGEELLSILPEGEEMLLEVKVLNRDIGFIRQGMKAKVKMATFPFQEFGVIEGDVVQVSPNAITDKDLGLVFPTRIKLNKHSINVRGQEVALTPGMAANGEIVTRKKSILTFIMEPVTRRFSEAFSVR